CTTCGTCGGCTTCCGTCAGTACGGCCGGCGGGAAGGCCCCTTCCACCACCGGCATGGTTTCCAGAACGAAGCGGCGCCCGATGCCTGGGAGAGGGCCTTGTTCCAGGTCCGGTGTATAGACGGTGCCCTCCCGCACCCAGAACAGGTTGGTGGCCACCCCTTCCACCAGGTTGCCTCGGGTGTTGATCAGGATCACCTCGCCGGCCCCCCGCCGCCGGGCTTCGGTGCGCAGGAGCACCCGGGACAGGGCCGATGTGTGCTTCACCCGGCTCAAAACCGGGTGGGGCAGGACGGGTTCGGTGGCCGGCAGGACGGTCATGGGATCCCGGGGCGGCTGCCACGGTCCGGCGGTCATGATGACGTGGGGCTGGGGGTCCAAGGGCGCTTCGTAGCCCCGCTGCCCGGCGCCCCGGGTGACGGTGATGCGCAGGTAGCCGTCGTCCAGCCCGTTGGCTTTGATGAGAGTTGCGGCGGCTTCCGCCAGTTCATCGTCGGTCATCGGGAGAGGCATGTGGATGAGGCGGCAGCCGGTCCGGAGGCGCTCCAGGTGCCGGTCCAGGAGGGGGGCGGCGCCGCGGGCGACCCGGACCGTCTCAA
The sequence above is drawn from the Sphingobacteriaceae bacterium genome and encodes:
- a CDS encoding aminotransferase class IV, encoding MFVWVNLPDARDAVPLGRLVPAGEAGVPVHDRGLLLGDGLFETVRVARGAAPLLDRHLERLRTGCRLIHMPLPMTDDELAEAAATLIKANGLDDGYLRITVTRGAGQRGYEAPLDPQPHVIMTAGPWQPPRDPMTVLPATEPVLPHPVLSRVKHTSALSRVLLRTEARRRGAGEVILINTRGNLVEGVATNLFWVREGTVYTPDLEQGPLPGIGRRFVLETMPVVEGAFPPAVLTEADEVFLTNALLGPAAVAAMTASGPQPNGAGSEIQFRWPAPGPVTTMLQEAWRRRLGLAG